DNA sequence from the Procambarus clarkii isolate CNS0578487 chromosome 9, FALCON_Pclarkii_2.0, whole genome shotgun sequence genome:
ATATGGTTTGGAATTGTCTACCTGAGTTCTTCTGTGTTCCAGCGACCTGAGGTGTATTTCACGcagcatttcctcgtaactcatgcctcttggttctgggactagccttgtggcatacctcggaactttttccagtttcgtcttgtgcttgacaaggtacgggctccatgctggggccgcatactccaggattgatcttacatacgtggtatacaaggttctggaagattccttacacaggttcctgaaggcagttctgatgttagccagcctcgcatatgccgccgatgttattcttttggtgtgggcttcaggagacaggtttggtgtgatatcaactcccagatctctctctgtccgtttcgtgaaggacgttCTCTCTCATTCGGTATCTCATTAGGTGTCTggtctcctagttcctcctcctagttacattaccttacatttactcgggttgaactttagtagccatttgttggaatattccttcagcttgtcaaggtcatcttgtagcctcatatgctatcttcctctgtcttaatcctcctcataatttttgaatcatcagcaaacattgagaggaacgagtctatttcctctgggaggtcatttacatacatcagaaacagtataggtccaaggaatgATTCCTGTGGGACAACAGTGGTGACGCCTTGCCACTCCAAaatctccccccctcacagtgactcattgtcttctgttgcttaggtactcccttatccagtggagtaccttccctttcactccagcctgcatctccagcttgtgctctagtctcttgtgtggtgctgtgtcaaaaactttctggcaatccaaaaatatacagtctgcccacccctctctttcttgcctcatttttgttgcctggtcatagaatttaattaatcctttgaggcatgatttgccatccatGAGCAAATCCCTGAACAATGTGTGTCAATGCTAGTGTGTCCAACACTGCTCCCGTTATTCTATATGGTCCACCCAAGTGGTTTGAGGATTACGCGAGTGCCAGGCCAGGATCCTTTTACCATTTATTTGTTGGTTACACTTGTCCCGGTGAGCTATTAACATCCACAAGTACTCTCTTCTCTCCCCGGTTCCCTGGCCGGTAattctgggtggtggtggcggcgttaTTTTGTGTAGTTATTCGTGTACCGTAGCTGCTAGTATCTCTCTCTTGCCTCtcgttccttccctccctcttgttccttctctctctccctccctccctcgctctcgtatatgtacgtgtgtgtatgtgtgtgtactcacctatatgtactcacctatatgtgcttgcaggatcgagcattgactcttggatcccgcctttctagctatcggttgtttacagcaatgactcctgtcccatttccctatcatacctagttttaaaagtatgaataatatttgcttccacaacctgttccccaagtgcattccatttttctactactctcacgctaaaagaaaacttcctaacatctctgtgactcatctgagtttccagtttccacccatgtcccctcgttctgttattattacgtgtgaacatttcatctatttccactttgtcaattcccctgagtattttatatgtccctatcatatctcctctctcccttcttttctctagtgtcgtaaggttcagttccttcagccgctcttcatatcccatccctcgtagctctgggacaagcctcgtcgcaaacctctgaaccttctccagtttctttatgtgtttcttcaggtgggggctccatgatggcgcggcatactctaagacgggtctcacgtaggcagtgtaaagtgccctaaaagcttcctcatttaggtttctgaatgaagttctaattttcgccagtgtagagtacgctgctgtcgttatcctatttatatgtgcctcaggagttagattaggtgtcacatccactcccaggactctttctcgaatcgttacaggtaggctgttccccttcattgtgtactgtccctttggtctcctgtcacctgatcccatttccataactttacatttactggtgttaaactccagtagccatttccctgaccatctctgcagcctgtttaagtcctcttggaggatcctacaatcctcgtctgtcacaactcttctcattaattttgcgtcatctgcaaacattgacatgtatgattccactcctgtaaacatatcatttacgtaaattagaaagaggattggtcccagcaccgatccttgaggtactccacttgttactgttcgccagtccgacttttcgccccttaccattaccctctggctccttcctgttaggtagttcttcacccatactagggcctttccgcttactcctgcctgcctctcaagtttgtatagcagtctcatgtgcggtaccgtatcaaaggccttttggcagtcaagaaatatgcagtctgcccagccttctctgtcctgccttatccttgttactttatcatagaattctaaaaggtttgttaggcatgatttccctgtccagaacccatgttggtgcttgtttacaaacccaatgctctccaggtgctcaacaagtcttagcctaattattctttcaagtattttgcaggggatgcttgtcagtgatacgggtctgtagttaagtgcctcctccctatcaccctttttgaaaatcggtacgacatttgcctccttccagcaactgggcaattctcccgacataagtgactcattaaagatcattgccagaggcacgctgagagcctgcgctgcctctttgagtatccacggtgatactttgtctggtccaacagctttatttgcatccagtgttgtcaactgtttcattacatcctctgctgtcacctctatatccgatagtctttcatcttgggtaatctcttctaacaatgggagctgctcaggctcggttgtgaacactccatggaatttcgcattcagtacctcgcagatttccttgtcgctttctgtatatgccccttctgttttcctcagtcttgtcacttggtcatttaccgacatcttccttcttatatggctatgtagtaattttggttgctttttcgctttgactgcaatatcgttctcataatttctttccgacactcgtcttatgttaatgtaatcattcctagctctgttacatctaatcctgttgtcctctgtcctttgtcttctgtacttcctccactccctcctgcttctcacctttgcttcctgacactgtctattaaaccatgggttattatattccctcctgcttttttcctttattgttggaataaatctatcttcagcctccttgcatttcaatatgacttggttcatcataccttgcactgtttttcctctaagttcttcctcccactgcacttctcccaggtagtcccttatccttctgtagtccccttttctgtaatcaagtctcctttcccggacctcttgtcctttggtcacaattttaagctccatcatgtagtcaaagactaggacacaatggtcactagctcctagtggtatttcatgttccaactgctcgatgtcttctacattctgagtgataatgagatctaataggctgggcgtatcccctcctctttccctagtatcttctttcacatgctgtgttaggaaattcctgtcaataacgtctaccagcttcgctccccaggtctcctccccgccatggggattcctcgtttcccaatttatctctccgtgatttaggtcccccatgaccagcagcttcgctctcattctatgcgctaaagttgctgccctctgcagttcatccatacatgtcttgttgctgtcctcgtactcctgcctgggccttctactgtttggtgggggattgtagagtatcaagattacaatcttcttcccatccactgtcagagttccatgtatgaagcttgtgctttcattggtacccggattttccagctcatcaaacttccatttccgctttattagtagtgccactcctcctccctgtctctgtgtcctttcttttcttatcacctggtacccctctggaaagattgcatccgagatcatgccatttattttagtttccactattgccactatgtctgggtctgcctcactaactctttcttttatctcttctgctttattggctaccccatcagcattggtgtaccaaaccttgagactcttcttggaaactcgggtgtcagagttcccccttttaccaggggtctggggggaactggggggtgtctggggggcaagtgggggctgtgggggtgagtggggggggtgctagggggtgcctgggagtgcctggtaggcgaatggggtctgggcctctaggggggtaggaagggcataatgggtctgaaagttaggggtctgaatagcataggggggttgagaaatggagtgagactgagagtcagatagaggttgagaggttggggggaagagggatactgagggcggagagctgagatgagaatggagcatgggtgctgggagtggaagagagggtatattagttaggggggaatcaggggtaggtgggggttttggggtagaagaggggaagagggagatgggggaaggtgttagggggtcacaaggtgagggggttaaatgtgggctggaggtgcagcctccatgtaaatgtgtgtgtgtgtgtgtgtgtgtgtgtgtgtgtgtgtgtgtgtgtgtgtgtgtgtgtgtgtgtgtgtgcgcgcgtgtgtgcgcgtgcgtgtgtgtgtgtgtgtatgtatgtgtataaagtatatatggaagctgaatagaattacatttcacatttgtaaatgcacattaatgacactatgtaaaagacacatcgaacactttatgtagggcatacgtaaatctgtgtatctatgtatttacgtatgtaggttagcttagcattttaaaagcaccgaatcaccttctgtggttaatcaataaacccttgaactatatgtttaacacatctcgaaccctgtccatggaggacagaagaaaatgtatatatgctggttagcattgtaaatgtgtggccacgtctgtggtagaaattattattattattattattattattattattattattactattattaataaAACCGTTGCCActgtcactgccaccaccaccagtcagtgccaccaccactgccgccaTTGTTGCCAGCTCCACCTGAACCTCTCTGTACGTCCTTTCTATTTAATGAGCAAAACATGGCCAGAAACCGCTGACCAGACGAGCCACAAAGACAGAAGGGGGATTAACTTAATGCTTATAAGGACTAAGGTGTTAATGAGAGTACGTTAAGCTATCGACCAACTGTACACGGTTGTTTGTctttgtcttgtcttgtgggggaAGGATTAAGGGCTTCTCTCTTGTGTGGATGCTGACTTGTGGTGGGGAGTCGTGGTGGGGGATTGGTGGCGGGGGATTGGTGGTGGGGGATTGGTGGTGGGGGATTGGTGGTGGGGGATTGGTGGCGGGGGATTGGTGGCGGGGGATTGGTGGTGGGGGATTGGTGGCGGGGGATTGGTGGCGGGGGATTGGTGGCGGGGGATTGGTGGTGGGGGATTGGTGGCGGGGGATTGGTGGCGGGGGATTGGTGGGAGCATCAGAGAAAGGATAGGGGATGGTGTCCAAGAGGGAGGAGATGGCAGGGGGAAGAGGAGATGGCAGCGTGCAAGGAGGGGAGGTTGTTACTCTGTAGGGATGCTAGTGCTAGTAGTGCTAGTAGCAACGAgggagtggtggtgactgtgatcatggtggtgatggtggtgaaccaCCACCCACGTGAACCAATGTTTATGGTGGtcagcaacagtaacaagagcGGCACACGGGTTGCAACGTAACGTAACAAAGTATTTCTTTAGTGTAGGTCTGCAATTGCAATGAATTGGTATATAACAACAGAGGCTACATCCACTTACACGAGACTATATGGCACGGCAAGCAGGGAGTGGAACCCAGGAGCTGAAACTGCGTTTTAAAACACTGCTAATAAGTGCAGGAGCTTGCAAGAAGGCTTTCCATCAATTAAGGCTTGCACCAATTAAGAAGACTAAACAATGAGGCTTAGGATAGTCTCTCAACCCTAGAAGAGACCAGGAACAGAGTATATGATCACGACATATACGATACTGAAGGCAATAGACACGATGGACAACCTTCCTTAATAACTAAGAACACAGGACAAGAGGACATAGAGGCTGGAAGAGTAAAAATAAATTAACGAGTCGAATGAACGTATGGAATTATTGTCCACTCGTTCCCTATACTGTGGACAATAATTGTAATGCACTGAGAGcaaaggggagaagggagaggggggagaaagggggagagaaagggggagaggggagagaaagggggagaggggagagaaagggggagaggggagagaaagggggagaggggagagaaagggggagaggggagagaaagggggagaggagagagaaagggggagaggaggagagaaagggggagagggggagagaaagagggagagaaagggggagaggggagagaaagcAAGGGTCTCCGTGCCACAGTTGAGGCACGGGGTCCCACCAGGAAGCTTCTCAACCTGAAGTATAACTGCAATTTCCGAAATCAAATTAATGCAACCACGAGCCATATTTTTCTCGGTGGATTTTAATTAATACGAAGCGTGAAACTGCGAAGAGGAGGCGGCGATTGGGGGGGGGTAGATGAAGGAGGTTGTGGGGAGGGGAGAggtcgtggggaggggggaggtcgtggggaggggggaggtcgtggggaggggggaggtcgtggggaggggggaggtcgtggggaggggggaggtcgtggggaggggggaggtcgtggggaggggggaggtcgtggggagggggggaggtcgtggggaggggggatgtcgtggggagggggggggaaggtagtgATACGCATGTACTGGGTATTTGAGGAAATTCATTTTGTAAGGGCAATATAGAGCTCAGATCATGCCGCGGCAATTATAACAGAAGAGGGGCAGGAATATTTGTGGTAACACAGATCTATATAAACACCAACAAAAGCGGGGGGAGGAAATACTAGCGGTGACGCCGGTATACACACCGACACAAGGGGGGACTCagtttacatttaataaacagtgTATGAGCCCCGAAGGTCAAAGAGAGCATCTATGCCAATAACTACGGCGCTGGAAAGCTTCCAAGCTCTTAATTAAAACTGTTAATGCACACTGAGCCTTCGTGATCAGGGTCAAGatcagcgctaagccattaccactatatagcactgggaagggctcaggataaggatttgggatgggacgtaaggggaaggaatggtgcccaaccacttggacggtcggggattgaacgccgacctacataaagcgagaccgtcgctctaccgtccagcacaaaAGGATGAAAATCAACTGAGaatgtttacgggctattcatgcccatgccacctcttgggtaacttaatcttaatcaatcaatcaatcaatctgagaATGTGGTGACGTACAGACCCATGCCTCAAGCATACATACCCCGTCAAGAGCTGGGAAAGGTAGGATCACatgcagcaccgctcctgtgccaggtaagtccactacgggctcaccatagcccgtgctacttgccccgctcctgtgccaggtaagttacgggctcaccatagcccgtgctacttggaacttgttccgagtagctgaatctataacaacaaaaacAGGGAAAGGTAATCCGGATAAAACTAACCGTACACCTGCAGAGGCCAAGTCTCGCCACACACAGACAGCGTTGATTTAAAAGGGAAACGCCGTACCTAACAAACAATGTCGAGTTCTATGGCACAGGTGCTGAAATGCCACAGGAAAACAGATTAGGCTGGTGTATACATGATGGAGGAGCAGGCTGGGGTGACTGGGAAGGCACCCCACTGGTAAAGGGAGTACCTTAACAACAGAAAAAGTATCACAGAGATAGTTTCTAATTGACTGAAAAGTAACAAGTGGGGGGGAAGGGTCGCCCAAGGCTTGGCCCTAGGACCACTACTGTTAGTAACACAAGTGGATGACCTccccgagggagtgagctcgtCCATGTCAATGCTTACAGCCGACACAAGACTGATTAGGAATGTAGAAACCATGGAGGACTGCTTGAAAGTTACGGGAAGGCCTTGACAAACCACAGGAGTGGCCTAATAGATGGTTGCTAGAATTCATTCCCAACAAGAGTAAGGTGATGAAGATGTGAAGAGGAAGAAGAAACCAGGCGGTTACCTGCACCATTAAGGCAACTACAAGAATTGGAGAGAGAAAAAATGTTTGGGAGTGGGTAGAAGTCCACCACCATAATGACTCTGGGAAAACATCGGAAACATACAGAACACTGACGTTAAAACGTCATTTACAAATCTAGTTCAGGATTCTCTCAAGGTAAACTACACAACACCTGTCTGGAACCCCCACCTTGTGAAGCATGAAGCCAAATTTCGAGAAGTaaagaggtttgcaacaagattagtgccacagctaagagggttaagctacgaTAATAGATTAAGGGATCACACTCAAACCTCGTGAACAGAAAAcataggagatatgatcacaacatacaagatactgagtggAATAGCAGATATGGACTAGAACAGCCTCTTTAAATTGAGATAAAGTGGTTCGAGAAGACTTTGATGGAAGCTGAGAACTTGAACGAgtctaataaatgtaaagaaatCGTCGTACAAGTACGGAGGGGTCAACAAACATGAGGCACAGACACAAGCTGCGGAAGCCACCTCCGTCCACAACTTTTAAGACTGGATTCGACACTGAACTAGCCAGTCAAGATGGTCATAACGTAACAGGTACAAGACGAGTACAGGCAGGGCATGAAGAACTAGCCCCTCTCCGTAATCACTgcttggcacacacacacacacacacacaaacacacacacacacggttgagaggcgggaccaaagagccagagctcaacccccgcaaacacaactaggtgagtacaactgagtacacacacacacacacacacacacacacacacacacacacacacacacatacacacacacacacacacacacacacacacacacacacacacacacacacacacacacatacacacacacacacacacacacacacacacacatacacacacacacacacacacacacacacacacacacacacacacacacatacacacacacacacacacacacacacacacacacacacacacacacacacacacacacatacacacacacacacacacacacacacacacacacaaagcgctTGAGTGCTTCAACGTGAATCACTTTAAGAAACAGAAGCAACAAAACAAGTGCCATCAGGGCCGCGGTGTCCGAGCAAGAGCCGCCCATCTCCCAGTCGCACATACGGGCCATTTCTCCAGCCCATTGGCAGGTGTCCTAGTCATTATCGTCCTCGTTAACACTGCGCTAATGTGACGATCGAGCACGTTCAGCAATATCTCGAGGATATATGGCCAGAGCTCACACTTGATAACGATggctgaggaagagagggggtgtggggggggacaggggaagaggaggggtaggtgggggggttaaggtagggggggggaatgggtggggcaagggagtAAAGGGGGGAGGAGGAACCTTATGGGTAAATGGGTATTAGAGAAGAAGGTAGTGATTGGGGGGTAAGAGAATTGAGGACTATAAATATAGTCAATGCAATATTTTGGAATTGAGAAGATATATGAGAAGAATGAAAAGACGGGGAATGGTATAACGAGAGATGAAAGATGCGACAAATCTCGATAAAGGGGAAGGAGAGGCAAAAGATAAATATGGAAACTTTAGGTGGAGTGCGCGCGTGCGACAGGCAGACAGTGAggacgagggaagagagagagaaggaaggaaggagagagaaaatAGAATAACATAAAAAGCGAAGTAATAACACAAGCCAGAGGACACACAAGCCCTTTTCTTCAATGAGGTGACCCACTTTTCACAGCGTTCAAATAGTAAAGGAACGGTGCCCAGTCGTTCTCCACCCCGCCCAAGACCGGAACCCGGTTCCTCCTCCGTTTGCCAGCGGGTGTTGTCCAAATATACGCTCCACCAAATCGTGAAATTCCTGGTGCAACTATGAAATTAAAAGCACCGCAATATTTACGTTTCAGAGTaactggtatactgtatatatatatatatatgtatatatatatatatatatatatatatatatatatatatatatatatatatatatatataatatataatatatatatatataatatatatatatatatataatatatatatatatatatatatatatatatatatatatatatatatataatatatatatatatatatatatatatatatatatatatatatatatatatatatatatatatattatatatatatttccagctagaggtggtactcccttcctatatatatatatataggactctACAGTCCTATAGTCAATTATAGACACTATAGTTGGGTCGCTTGGATTCATACGCTTCTGGTTAGGTTAAACCACTTCAAATTTGACGCTTGTCAACTAGTGAGAACGAACTATGCATCCCGTTTTCTCTCTTACGTCGCATTTTTGACGGAATAACAACAACTGTGAAGTTACGGTGCTCCTCACGGTACACGGTAAGCAGCAGTAGGTGGACACAGTACGCGGATGCTCGTTGGTTAATGTTTCATCCGGATACGACGGCTGGTTAAGGACTGATGTTTGGCTTGAAGCCTGTTAACCACGGGTCATGTTGGATCACCAGGAACTGGCCAGGAAGTATACAAAATATACTTCCTGGCGAgaggtatacacacacatacacagtgaaaatacagtgaagatatagtgtatgtatacacacacacacacgcattacatatatgcatacattatatgagtgacACTGTATATTCTGTCCAGTGTGTTGCTAGGCTTAAGATCAGTCATCCTCAGGAGGGTTACCAAGTCCGTCACGCTTATATAATAACCATCAAGTATACTTTTGTCCGTGACATAGTCCGTGACATAGACCGTGACATAGTGCGTGACATAGTCCGTGACATAGTGCGTGGCATAGACCGTGACATAGACCGTGACATAGTCCGTGACATAGATCGTGACATAGTCCGTGACATAGTCCGTGACATAGACCGTGACATAGACCGCGACATAGACCGTGACATAGACCGTGACATAGTCCGTGACATAGACCGCGACATAGATCGTGACATAGTCCGTGACATAGACCGTGACATAGACCGTGACATAGACCGTGACATAGATCGCGACATAGACCGTGACATAGCCCGTGACATAGTCCGTGACATAGTCCGTGACATAATGCGTGACATAGTGCGTGACATTGTCCGTGACATTGTCCGTGACATAGTCCGTGACATAATCCGTGACATAGTCCGTGACATAGACCGTGACATAGACCGTGACATAGACCGCGACATAGACCGTGACATAGACCGTGACATAGACCGCAACATAGCCCGTGACATAGACCGCAACATAGTCCGTGACATAGACCGTGACATAGACCGTGACATAGTCCGTGACATAGTCCGTGACATAGACCGCGACATAGCCCGTGACATAGACCGTGACATAGACCGTGACGTAGACCGTGACATAGACCGTGACATAGACCGCGACATAGCCCGTGACATAGACCACGACATAGCCCGTGACATAGACCGTGACATAGACCGTGACAT
Encoded proteins:
- the LOC123766042 gene encoding coiled-coil domain-containing protein 1-like → MRHRHKLRKPPPSTTFKTGFDTELASQDGHNCVARLKISHPQEGYQVRHAYIITIKYTFVRDIVRDIDRDIVRDIVRDIVRGIDRDIDRDIVRDIDRDIVRDIVRDIDRDIDRDIDRDIDRDIVRDIDRDIDRDIVRDIDRDIDRDIDRDIDRDIDRDIARDIVRDIVRDIMRDIVRDIVRDIVRDIVRDIIRDIVRDIDRDIDRDIDRDIDRDIDRDIDRNIARDIDRNIVRDIDRDIDRDIVRDIVRDIDRDIARDIDRDIDRDVDRDIDRDIDRDIARDIDHDIARDIDRDIDRDIDREIDRDIVRDIDRDIDRDIDRDIDRDIDRDIDRDIDRDIDRDIDRDIDRDIDRDIDRDIDRDIDRDIVRDIFRDIDRDIVRDIVRDIDRDIDRDIARDIARDIDRDIVRDIDRDIDRDIVRDIVRDIDRDIGRDIGRDIDRDIDRHIDRHIDRHIDRDIDRHIDRDIDRDIDRDIARDIDRDIDRDIDRDIDRDIDCDIDRDIDRDINRDIVRDIDRDIDRDIGRGIDRDIDRHIDRHIDRDIDRHIDRDIDRDIDRHIDRDIDRDIVRDIDRDIARDIACDIVED